The following proteins come from a genomic window of Coffea arabica cultivar ET-39 chromosome 11c, Coffea Arabica ET-39 HiFi, whole genome shotgun sequence:
- the LOC113715473 gene encoding uncharacterized protein isoform X2 produces the protein MAKRRREKVSEDFTLTAEDFYTAFVDTSLDTHLAMMISSSDTVSDLKKKIVQEHFQLFPGIGEIKVLSLQVKRQGHFYHLPDSMLVFSAYEGSKRHKNLFVDASSPKEHDREQISSEPDNIKHIQLENSDELSPESGLAAKKQKTEHNENEVSGSRRLKTSSLGHQIETAVVDAGKSIPIMMEIRDKDVDGRKTSDLYWSDIAAALKTSQSEPAVEKSLNLGMEENVRDRSHSSKRKKVTQLASCTTDKQESISVTNAASEQLKDDQPVTSLGSKKRKKRRERTSLVPSDEAAIPESTPIQDIEKEKIVKGNLETGCKNVDKSCDLTIIPGEGVQPETFHRPSILSQKGSSSDIIDKVLEVSKSACSLEGNVDGKISNVDQTGELGADSKTSSMQLQAAVMEDSASPAIIGLNDMNKVSSQVHGENIHLGSWDSVAPLTDGQGQEDIKLNQDCEVMPSESCKALDEGDADRTNEASTLMPKLTATSEPVGTVTCDGTKRNKKKRAKKKAAAMQTDFVAEQTNMAGANPSDGPNLDVADHIIDKTDKDECTLRTAESDQTNRVEEERGLSGNVDPLEKTSECLKPRDCAEAEVPTETAVLSSNLLRFNEAMDVGNSTGKKKKRKTKKSAAKVQGISEVGYDLNNVSGISLSVQDVNFSDQMTDCDNKSESQMPGMRSDWNTAILGDKQLSMEQENMMSLPSGSEPQHMGETDININQSMTASILSKAQDVKSGNRRKKKRTVKSATINQDDSGKELVDTLNGRSAFSDSPANNVADETKNSLSILSQNVWKDASKDESMDTCVLGAHSEGAKVIHYEARTEVDLSHDDRGDNGKNGRQVHSNSINSVDNGINDLPVENQTNEVQRLQQNQSGKPKENDCNLDGKTKKKKKKNQFSASENLSTSEIKEQSNVAEELAVSGNKTKVKDIPSSAAKTNRLAKKRTVIQSTPPVLELEKNLGTESSPNHECAAEDANPSQVPSKGRPESEVDNIKTAKCKDEGINFKHYFVTGQHQDKVSSSAKVKQKLTKPTSKQEKHNVVAENKLESSENHGLQYKSDGRNIDDNRVEESASSGENNKALFCGNKNTLKAPEHGIKVPSSHEAKEDKTLKKAIKPVVVDGAGTSTKTSKRNQQSGFSPNSIPKRNSSSKNAGHVLNSSGQKKSSLFTPRLVFRLNSSESSSNENQIVNSDASTRAPSDSSSSSGYSVGESELRPDSKRNGEGGAVGNILDTKFSGPQQMSMDMVLRSSSRFKKAKIAASQSQAGDTGSQPVDFVPDSQAKQ, from the exons ATGGCGAAACGGCGTCGTGAGAAGGTATCCGAGGATTTTACATTAACGGCAGAAGATTTCTATACGGCATTTGTAGACACCAGCCTCGACACCCACCTTGCTATGATGATCTCTTCCTCCGATACCGTCTCCGATCTCAAAA AGAAGATAGTGCAGGAACATTTCCAGTTGTTTCCTGGAATTGGGGAGATTAAAGTCCTTTCTTTGCAG GTAAAACGTCAGGGCCACTTCTATCACCTACCAGATTCTATGCTAGTATTTAGTGCATATGAAGGGTCTAAGCGCCATAAAAATCTTTTCGTTGATGCATCTAGTCCAAAGGAGCATGACAGAGAACAAATATCCAGTGAGCCtgacaatattaaacatattcAGTTAGAAAATTCAGATGAGTTGTCTCCAGAATCTGGGCTTGCTGCTAAAAAGCAAAAAACCGAACACAATGAAAATGAAGTAAGTGGCTCTAGACGTTTGAAGACAAGTAGCCTCGGTCATCAGATAGAAACTGCTGTAGTTGATGCTGGCAAAAGCATTCCAATTATGATGGAGATAAGAGACAAAGATGTTGATGGGCGTAAGACTTCAGATTTGTACTGGAGTGACATAGCGGCAGCTCTTAAAACATCACAATCTGAGCCTGCTGTAGAGAAAAGCCTCAACTTAGGAATGGAAGAAAATGTCAGAGATCGTTCACATTCTAGTAAAAGGAAAAAGGTTACCCAGCTGGCATCCTGTACGACAGACAAACAGGAAAGCATATCCGTCACAAATGCTGCATCTGAACAACTCAAGGATGACCAACCGGTCACCAGTCTGGGCAGTAAGAAACGGAAGAAAAGGCGAGAAAGGACTTCATTAGTACCTTCTGATGAAGCTGCTATTCCTGAGTCTACTCCCATACAGGACATtgagaaagagaaaattgtCAAGGGAAATTTGGAAACTGGCTGCAAGAATGTGGATAAGTCATGTGATTTGACGATAATTCCTGGAGAGGGAGTTCAGCCTGAAACCTTTCACAGACCTTCTATTCTCTCTCAGAAAGGAAGCAGTTCTGATATTATAGATAAAGTGCTGGAAGTAAGCAAGAGCGCCTGTTCACTTGAAG GCAATGTGGATGGTAAAATCAGTAATGTTGATCAAACTGGTGAACTTGGAGCAGATAGTAAAACATCTTCAATGCAGCTTCAGGCTGCTGTTATGGAAGACTCTGCTTCACCTGCAATTATAGGGCTCAATGACATGAACAAGGTCAGCTCTCAGGTGCATGGTGAAAACATTCATCTTGGTAGTTGGGATTCTGTCGCTCCTCTGACAGATGGACAAGGACAAGAGGATATTAAACTGAACCAGGATTGTGAAGTTATGCCATCTGAAAGTTGCAAGGCTTTGGATGAGGGTGATGCTGACAGAACAAATGAAGCATCGACTCTTATGCCTAAACTGACTGCAACCAGTGAGCCAGTGGGAACAGTAACCTGTGATGGCACTAAGAGAAATAAGAAGAAGAGGGCCAAAAAGAAAGCTGCAGCTATGCAGACTGATTTTGTTGCGGAGCAAACTAACATGGCAGGTGCCAATCCGTCAGATGGGCCAAATTTAGATGTTGCGGATCATATTATTGACAAGACTGATAAGGATGAGTGCACTCTTCGAACAGCAGAAAGTGATCAAACTAATAGAGTTGAAGAGGAAAGAGGCTTGTCAGGTAATGTGGATCCTCTGGAGAAGACATCTGAATGCCTTAAACCTAGAGATTGTGCTGAAGCGGAAGTGCCTACTGAAACAGCTGTTCTTTCATCTAATTTATTGAGATTCAATGAGGCAATGGATGTTGGTAATTCTACTGGCAAAAAGAAGAAACGGAAGACGAAAAAATCTGCTGCAAAAGTTCAGGGTATATCAGAGGTGGGGTATGATCTCAATAATGTTAGTGGTATTTCTCTCTCTGTACAAGACGTGAATTTTAGTGATCAGATGACTGATTGTGATAACAAGAGTGAAAGTCAAATGCCAGGCATGCGATCTGATTGGAACACTGCAATTTTGGGAGACAAACAGTTGTCTATGGAACAGGAAAACATGATGTCATTGCCTTCAGGATCAGAACCTCAACATATGGGTGAGACAGACATTAATATCAACCAATCTATGACTGCATCCATCTTGTCAAAGGCACAAGATGTGAAATCTGGTAACcgaaggaagaaaaagaggaCGGTAAAGTCTGCCACAATTAATCAAGATGATTCAGGAAAGGAGCTTGTTGACACATTAAATGGCCGTTCAGCTTTCTCTGATTCACCTGCTAATAATGTTGCTGATGAAACTAAGAACTCTCTTAGTATTCTGTCTCAAAATGTGTGGAAAGATGCATCAAAAGATGAATCAATGGATACCTGTGTCTTAGGTGCTCATAGCGAAGGTGCTAAAGTTATTCATTACGAAGCACGCACTGAAGTTGATTTATCTCATGATGACAGAGGGGACAATGGTAAAAATGGGAGGCAAGTTCACAGCAATAGTATAAATTCAGTTGATAATGGCATCAATGATCTGCCTGTGGAAAATCAAACTAATGAGGTTCAACGTTTGCAACAGAATCAATCAGGCAAACCTAAAGAGAATGACTGCAATTTGGACgggaaaacaaagaagaaaaagaaaaagaatcagTTCTCTGCATCAGAGAATCTCTCTACTTCAGAAATCAAAGAGCAATCTAATGTTGCTGAAGAATTAGCAGTTTCTGGTAATAAAACGAAAGTGAAGGACATTCCATCTAGTGCAGCAAAGACAAATCGATTGGCTAAAAAAAGAACTGTAATTCAATCAACTCCTCCTGTTTTGGAACTGGAAAAGAATCTTGGTACTGAGTCTTCTCCAAATCATGAATGTGCTGCAGAAGATGCAAATCCCTCTCAAGTGCCGTCCAAGGGGAGACCTGAAAGTGAGGTTGATAACATTAAAACTGCCAAGTGCAAAGATGAAGGGATCAACTTCAAGCATTACTTTGTGACTGGACAGCACCAGGATAAAGTTTCTTCATCTGCCAAGGTGAAACAAAAATTGACGAAGCCAACGAGTAAACAAGAGAAGCATAATGTTGTTGCTGAAAACAAACTGGAGTCATCTGAAAATCATGGACTTCAATATAAATCTGATGGCAGAAATATTGATGACAATCGAGTTGAAGAATCTGCTTCAAGTGGTGAGAATAACAAAGCTTTGTTTTGTGGCAACAAAAATACTTTAAAAGCTCCTGAACATGGAATAAAAGTTCCAAGTTCTCATGAAGCTAAGGAAGATAAAACCCTCAAAAAGGCCATAAAACCAGTTGTGGTGGATGGTGCTGGGACCAGTacaaaaacaagcaaaaggAATCAACAATCAGGGTTTAGTCCCAACAGCATACCTAAGAGAAACAGTTCTAGTAAAAATGCTGGGCATGTTCTAAACAGTTCTGGACAAAAGAAGAGTTCATTGTTTACACCACGGCTAGTTTTTAGACTAAACAGCAGTGAGAGTTCAAGTAATGAAAATCAGATTGTAAATTCAGATGCGAGTACCCGTGCCCCATCTGATAGTTCATCTTCGTCAGGTTACTCAGTTGGGGAAAGTGAGCTACGCCCTGACTCAAAGAGAAATG GAGAAGGTGGTGCTGTTGGAAACATCTTAGACACAAA
- the LOC113715473 gene encoding uncharacterized protein isoform X1 translates to MAKRRREKVSEDFTLTAEDFYTAFVDTSLDTHLAMMISSSDTVSDLKKKIVQEHFQLFPGIGEIKVLSLQVKRQGHFYHLPDSMLVFSAYEGSKRHKNLFVDASSPKEHDREQISSEPDNIKHIQLENSDELSPESGLAAKKQKTEHNENEVSGSRRLKTSSLGHQIETAVVDAGKSIPIMMEIRDKDVDGRKTSDLYWSDIAAALKTSQSEPAVEKSLNLGMEENVRDRSHSSKRKKVTQLASCTTDKQESISVTNAASEQLKDDQPVTSLGSKKRKKRRERTSLVPSDEAAIPESTPIQDIEKEKIVKGNLETGCKNVDKSCDLTIIPGEGVQPETFHRPSILSQKGSSSDIIDKVLEVSKSACSLEGNVDGKISNVDQTGELGADSKTSSMQLQAAVMEDSASPAIIGLNDMNKVSSQVHGENIHLGSWDSVAPLTDGQGQEDIKLNQDCEVMPSESCKALDEGDADRTNEASTLMPKLTATSEPVGTVTCDGTKRNKKKRAKKKAAAMQTDFVAEQTNMAGANPSDGPNLDVADHIIDKTDKDECTLRTAESDQTNRVEEERGLSGNVDPLEKTSECLKPRDCAEAEVPTETAVLSSNLLRFNEAMDVGNSTGKKKKRKTKKSAAKVQGISEVGYDLNNVSGISLSVQDVNFSDQMTDCDNKSESQMPGMRSDWNTAILGDKQLSMEQENMMSLPSGSEPQHMGETDININQSMTASILSKAQDVKSGNRRKKKRTVKSATINQDDSGKELVDTLNGRSAFSDSPANNVADETKNSLSILSQNVWKDASKDESMDTCVLGAHSEGAKVIHYEARTEVDLSHDDRGDNGKNGRQVHSNSINSVDNGINDLPVENQTNEVQRLQQNQSGKPKENDCNLDGKTKKKKKKNQFSASENLSTSEIKEQSNVAEELAVSGNKTKVKDIPSSAAKTNRLAKKRTVIQSTPPVLELEKNLGTESSPNHECAAEDANPSQVPSKGRPESEVDNIKTAKCKDEGINFKHYFVTGQHQDKVSSSAKVKQKLTKPTSKQEKHNVVAENKLESSENHGLQYKSDGRNIDDNRVEESASSGENNKALFCGNKNTLKAPEHGIKVPSSHEAKEDKTLKKAIKPVVVDGAGTSTKTSKRNQQSGFSPNSIPKRNSSSKNAGHVLNSSGQKKSSLFTPRLVFRLNSSESSSNENQIVNSDASTRAPSDSSSSSGYSVGESELRPDSKRNGSVNATGEGGAVGNILDTKFSGPQQMSMDMVLRSSSRFKKAKIAASQSQAGDTGSQPVDFVPDSQAKQ, encoded by the exons ATGGCGAAACGGCGTCGTGAGAAGGTATCCGAGGATTTTACATTAACGGCAGAAGATTTCTATACGGCATTTGTAGACACCAGCCTCGACACCCACCTTGCTATGATGATCTCTTCCTCCGATACCGTCTCCGATCTCAAAA AGAAGATAGTGCAGGAACATTTCCAGTTGTTTCCTGGAATTGGGGAGATTAAAGTCCTTTCTTTGCAG GTAAAACGTCAGGGCCACTTCTATCACCTACCAGATTCTATGCTAGTATTTAGTGCATATGAAGGGTCTAAGCGCCATAAAAATCTTTTCGTTGATGCATCTAGTCCAAAGGAGCATGACAGAGAACAAATATCCAGTGAGCCtgacaatattaaacatattcAGTTAGAAAATTCAGATGAGTTGTCTCCAGAATCTGGGCTTGCTGCTAAAAAGCAAAAAACCGAACACAATGAAAATGAAGTAAGTGGCTCTAGACGTTTGAAGACAAGTAGCCTCGGTCATCAGATAGAAACTGCTGTAGTTGATGCTGGCAAAAGCATTCCAATTATGATGGAGATAAGAGACAAAGATGTTGATGGGCGTAAGACTTCAGATTTGTACTGGAGTGACATAGCGGCAGCTCTTAAAACATCACAATCTGAGCCTGCTGTAGAGAAAAGCCTCAACTTAGGAATGGAAGAAAATGTCAGAGATCGTTCACATTCTAGTAAAAGGAAAAAGGTTACCCAGCTGGCATCCTGTACGACAGACAAACAGGAAAGCATATCCGTCACAAATGCTGCATCTGAACAACTCAAGGATGACCAACCGGTCACCAGTCTGGGCAGTAAGAAACGGAAGAAAAGGCGAGAAAGGACTTCATTAGTACCTTCTGATGAAGCTGCTATTCCTGAGTCTACTCCCATACAGGACATtgagaaagagaaaattgtCAAGGGAAATTTGGAAACTGGCTGCAAGAATGTGGATAAGTCATGTGATTTGACGATAATTCCTGGAGAGGGAGTTCAGCCTGAAACCTTTCACAGACCTTCTATTCTCTCTCAGAAAGGAAGCAGTTCTGATATTATAGATAAAGTGCTGGAAGTAAGCAAGAGCGCCTGTTCACTTGAAG GCAATGTGGATGGTAAAATCAGTAATGTTGATCAAACTGGTGAACTTGGAGCAGATAGTAAAACATCTTCAATGCAGCTTCAGGCTGCTGTTATGGAAGACTCTGCTTCACCTGCAATTATAGGGCTCAATGACATGAACAAGGTCAGCTCTCAGGTGCATGGTGAAAACATTCATCTTGGTAGTTGGGATTCTGTCGCTCCTCTGACAGATGGACAAGGACAAGAGGATATTAAACTGAACCAGGATTGTGAAGTTATGCCATCTGAAAGTTGCAAGGCTTTGGATGAGGGTGATGCTGACAGAACAAATGAAGCATCGACTCTTATGCCTAAACTGACTGCAACCAGTGAGCCAGTGGGAACAGTAACCTGTGATGGCACTAAGAGAAATAAGAAGAAGAGGGCCAAAAAGAAAGCTGCAGCTATGCAGACTGATTTTGTTGCGGAGCAAACTAACATGGCAGGTGCCAATCCGTCAGATGGGCCAAATTTAGATGTTGCGGATCATATTATTGACAAGACTGATAAGGATGAGTGCACTCTTCGAACAGCAGAAAGTGATCAAACTAATAGAGTTGAAGAGGAAAGAGGCTTGTCAGGTAATGTGGATCCTCTGGAGAAGACATCTGAATGCCTTAAACCTAGAGATTGTGCTGAAGCGGAAGTGCCTACTGAAACAGCTGTTCTTTCATCTAATTTATTGAGATTCAATGAGGCAATGGATGTTGGTAATTCTACTGGCAAAAAGAAGAAACGGAAGACGAAAAAATCTGCTGCAAAAGTTCAGGGTATATCAGAGGTGGGGTATGATCTCAATAATGTTAGTGGTATTTCTCTCTCTGTACAAGACGTGAATTTTAGTGATCAGATGACTGATTGTGATAACAAGAGTGAAAGTCAAATGCCAGGCATGCGATCTGATTGGAACACTGCAATTTTGGGAGACAAACAGTTGTCTATGGAACAGGAAAACATGATGTCATTGCCTTCAGGATCAGAACCTCAACATATGGGTGAGACAGACATTAATATCAACCAATCTATGACTGCATCCATCTTGTCAAAGGCACAAGATGTGAAATCTGGTAACcgaaggaagaaaaagaggaCGGTAAAGTCTGCCACAATTAATCAAGATGATTCAGGAAAGGAGCTTGTTGACACATTAAATGGCCGTTCAGCTTTCTCTGATTCACCTGCTAATAATGTTGCTGATGAAACTAAGAACTCTCTTAGTATTCTGTCTCAAAATGTGTGGAAAGATGCATCAAAAGATGAATCAATGGATACCTGTGTCTTAGGTGCTCATAGCGAAGGTGCTAAAGTTATTCATTACGAAGCACGCACTGAAGTTGATTTATCTCATGATGACAGAGGGGACAATGGTAAAAATGGGAGGCAAGTTCACAGCAATAGTATAAATTCAGTTGATAATGGCATCAATGATCTGCCTGTGGAAAATCAAACTAATGAGGTTCAACGTTTGCAACAGAATCAATCAGGCAAACCTAAAGAGAATGACTGCAATTTGGACgggaaaacaaagaagaaaaagaaaaagaatcagTTCTCTGCATCAGAGAATCTCTCTACTTCAGAAATCAAAGAGCAATCTAATGTTGCTGAAGAATTAGCAGTTTCTGGTAATAAAACGAAAGTGAAGGACATTCCATCTAGTGCAGCAAAGACAAATCGATTGGCTAAAAAAAGAACTGTAATTCAATCAACTCCTCCTGTTTTGGAACTGGAAAAGAATCTTGGTACTGAGTCTTCTCCAAATCATGAATGTGCTGCAGAAGATGCAAATCCCTCTCAAGTGCCGTCCAAGGGGAGACCTGAAAGTGAGGTTGATAACATTAAAACTGCCAAGTGCAAAGATGAAGGGATCAACTTCAAGCATTACTTTGTGACTGGACAGCACCAGGATAAAGTTTCTTCATCTGCCAAGGTGAAACAAAAATTGACGAAGCCAACGAGTAAACAAGAGAAGCATAATGTTGTTGCTGAAAACAAACTGGAGTCATCTGAAAATCATGGACTTCAATATAAATCTGATGGCAGAAATATTGATGACAATCGAGTTGAAGAATCTGCTTCAAGTGGTGAGAATAACAAAGCTTTGTTTTGTGGCAACAAAAATACTTTAAAAGCTCCTGAACATGGAATAAAAGTTCCAAGTTCTCATGAAGCTAAGGAAGATAAAACCCTCAAAAAGGCCATAAAACCAGTTGTGGTGGATGGTGCTGGGACCAGTacaaaaacaagcaaaaggAATCAACAATCAGGGTTTAGTCCCAACAGCATACCTAAGAGAAACAGTTCTAGTAAAAATGCTGGGCATGTTCTAAACAGTTCTGGACAAAAGAAGAGTTCATTGTTTACACCACGGCTAGTTTTTAGACTAAACAGCAGTGAGAGTTCAAGTAATGAAAATCAGATTGTAAATTCAGATGCGAGTACCCGTGCCCCATCTGATAGTTCATCTTCGTCAGGTTACTCAGTTGGGGAAAGTGAGCTACGCCCTGACTCAAAGAGAAATG GATCTGTTAATGCAACAGGAGAAGGTGGTGCTGTTGGAAACATCTTAGACACAAA
- the LOC113717422 gene encoding very-long-chain 3-oxoacyl-CoA reductase 1-like — protein sequence MILCFLDALKNQPFWAVGLFLLGFLSFFKTCIALLRWVYVSFLRPRKNLKKYGAWALVTGPTDGIGKAFAFELAREGLNLVLVGRNVDKLDDISREIRSKYAKIETKTVVVDFSGDLSEGVKKIGEAIEALDVGILINNVGVSYPYARYFHEVDDELLKNLIKVNVEGTTKVTQVVLPGMIGRKRGAIINIGSGAATVIPSDPLYAVYAASKAYIDQFSKCLHVEYKSKGIDVQCQVPLYVATKMASIKRSSFFVPSSNGYARAALLCIGYEPRCTPYWPHSLVWNLIYLLPEFAVDAYRFKFCLGVRKRGQLKDSRKNQ from the exons ATGATCCTCTGTTTCTTGGACGCTCTCAAGAACCAGCCGTTTTGGGCTGTTGGGCTCTTTCTTTTAGGATTTCTATCCTTCTTTAAGACCTGCATCGCTCTTCTCAGATGGGTTTACGTTAGTTTCCTCAGACCCCGCAAGAATCTCAAGAAATATGGAGCTTGGGCACTGGTGACTGGACCAACTGACGGCATAGGTAAGGCCTTTGCCTTCGAATTGGCTCGAGAAGGCCTAAATTTAGTACTAGTCGGTCGAAACGTCGACAAGTTAGATGACATTTCCAGAGAGATACGATCAAAATATGCTAAAATCGAGACCAAGACTGTGGTGGTTGATTTCAGCGGTGATCTGAGTGAGGGTGTCAAGAAGATTGGAGAGGCAATTGAAGCATTGGATGTTGGAATCCTGATAAATAACGTGGGAGTTTCATATCCTTATGCAAGATATTTCCATGAGGTGGACGATGAATTGCTGAAGAATTTGATTAAGGTCAATGTGGAAGGCACTACAAAAGTCACTCAAGTTGTTTTACCTGGGATGATCGGGAGAAAAAGAGGTGCAATTATCAACATTGGCTCTGGTGCTGCAACTGTTATTCCATCAGATCCTCTCTATGCTGTTTACGCTGCTTCCAAGGC ATACATTGACCAATTTTCCAAGTGTCTTCACGTGGAATACAAGAGTAAAGGAATTGACGTCCAATGCCAG GTTCCACTGTATGTTGCAACGAAGATGGCGTCGATTAAAAGATCTTCCTTCTTTGTTCCGTCCTCAAATGGTTATGCACGAGCAGCTCTGCTCTGCATCGGCTATGAACCCCGCTGTACACCTTACTGGCCACATTCGCTAGTCTGGAATCTCATATACTTGTTGCCAGAATTTGCTGTAGATGCATATCGTTTCAAGTTTTGCCTTGGTGTTAGAAAGAGGGGACAACTTAAAGACTCTAGGAAGAATCAATAG
- the LOC113715372 gene encoding very-long-chain 3-oxoacyl-CoA reductase-like protein At1g24470, producing the protein MLSTCILIKMLSACIDHLKTQPFWILCLFSVGFLSLSRNCMLVIKWGLTTFFRPPKKLTFYGSWALITGSTDGIGKAFAFDLAKKGLNLVLVSRNLEKLKQVSTEIQAGFPTTRIKTIALDFSRDDASSSVLQEVEKAIEGLDIGVLINNVGVTYPGARFFHEVDEEVWMNVVRVNLKGTTLVTKAVLPGMLKKKRGAIVNLGSGAAIIVPSHPLYAIYAATKAYIDQFSRSLHVEYKGWGVDVQCQVPLYVWTKMASRVAEIEKSSFFVPTAEDYVSAAVGRIGYEARCTPWWTHSLQWSLASFLPEAVLDRWRLSIGTRRREINQGL; encoded by the exons ATGCTTTCAACTTGCATTCTAATCAAGATGCTTTCAGCTTGCATTGATCACCTTAAAACACAACCCTTCTGGATACTATGTCTCTTCTCTGTTGGTTTCCTCTCCCTCTCAAGGAATTGCATGCTTGTCATCAAATGGGGTTTAACTACATTTTTCAGGCCTCCAAAGAAGCTGACTTTCTACGGTTCATGGGCGCTCATTACAGGATCAACAGATGGTATAGGCAAGGCCTTCGCTTTTGATCTGGCCAAGAAAGGTCTCAACTTGGTTCTTGTGAGCAGAAACTTGGAAAAACTCAAACAAGTCTCGACAGAGATTCAAGCTGGATTTCCTACTACGAGAATAAAAACCATCGCCCTAGACTTCTCCCGTGATGATGCAAGTTCTTCGGTACTGCAAGAAGTAGAGAAGGCCATCGAGGGGTTAGATATTGGTGTGTTGATCAACAACGTTGGAGTCACGTATCCCGGAGCAAGATTCTTCCATGAGGTAGACGAGGAAGTGTGGATGAATGTTGTGAGGGTGAACTTAAAGGGTACCACTTTGGTCACGAAAGCAGTTCTGCCTGGAATGCTGAAAAAGAAGAGAGGTGCAATTGTGAATTTAGGTTCTGGTGCTGCCATTATCGTACCTTCTCATCCGCTCTATGCCATCTATGCTGCTACAAAAGC GTATATTGATCAGTTTTCAAGAAGTTTACATGTCGAATACAAAGGCTGGGGCGTTGATGTGCAATGCCAG GTACCATTGTATGTTTGGACGAAAATGGCATCGAGAGTTGCAGAGATCGAGAAATCATCGTTTTTTGTACCCACAGCTGAGGATTACGTTTCAGCTGCAGTTGGTCGAATAGGGTACGAAGCCAGGTGCACACCTTGGTGGACACACTCCCTTCAATGGAGTCTTGCCTCCTTTTTGCCTGAAGCTGTTCTTGATCGATGGCGTTTATCCATTGGAACTCGTAGAAGGGAAATTAATCAGGGTCTGTAG